Proteins found in one Aspergillus puulaauensis MK2 DNA, chromosome 8, nearly complete sequence genomic segment:
- the HFI1 gene encoding TADA1 family protein (COG:K;~EggNog:ENOG410PM83;~InterPro:IPR024738;~PFAM:PF12767;~go_component: GO:0070461 - SAGA-type complex [Evidence IEA]): MQIDPAALSRTDSASATITSSKSTAPNGITHKSTKALISVPRLDLEPIYTELKAAIGPKWTEYKEATTLFLLGQLNQDELASRIDQIICADQKTEHLHNNFVCAIIGNLTRDLPDHGVASWVSANDKPSVVSKPTSGDAAEQRLKTEIMQLPPRDRRRIKAIPERDPHETGRNELEEYHLAKQIKLPSQVPASAGGLNMTNWELEVRKRYAQPLASETGEFPDSESIHARMTPICYEESVVNGAGVACAEFMAIATETFVKEVLSVVFSRTRSNGPSGTINGMMKRSYKQQLEREELAFTRGEIAKDGATGLLPVEAKEASTRSALGVRDLRLSLEIGSGVLSHMPLLVDQIMGGYLEDELEADRREHTDIDNTRPPSVIDEMEVDEIDLGWEGATLGDHDQLGTLLDECLSMAS; this comes from the exons ATGCAGATCGACCCAGCGGCTCTGAGTCGAACGGACTCTGCATCCGCCACCATCACTTCATCAAAAAGCACGGCTCCAAATGGAATAACGCATAAATCTACCAAAGCCCTGATATCAGTGCCGCGACTGGACCTGGAGCCTATCTACACGGAACTGAAAGCCGCTATCGGCCCCAAGTGGACTGAGTACAAGGAAGCCACCACGCTCTTTCTGTTAG GGCAGTTAAATCAAGATGAGCTCGCATCGCGCATCGATCAGATAATATGTGCCGACCAGAAAACCGAACACCTACACAATAATTTCGTATGCGCGATCATTGGCAACCTCACAAGGGATCTTCCCGATCATGGGGTCGCTAGTTGGGTATCGGCGAACGACAAGCCGTCTGTTGTGTCGAAACCAACCTCTGGGGATGCCGCCGAGCAGCGACTCAAAACGGAGATCATGCAGTTACCTCCAAGAGATCGCAGGCGGATTAAAGCAATTCCAGAG CGCGATCCTCATGAGACAGGACGCAATGAATTGGAAGAGTACCATTTGGCCAAACAGATAAAGCTACCAAGCCAGGTCCCAGCAAGTGCGGGAGGCTTGAATATGACAA ATTGGGAACTAGAAGTTCGAAAGCGATATGCACAGCCATTGGCATCGGAGACCGGCGAATTCCCAGATTCTGAATCAATACACGCGCGGATGACGCCTATTTGCTACGAAGAGTCAGTCGTTAACGGTGCAGGTGTGGCATGTGCCGAGTTCATGGCAATAGCAACGGAAACTTTCGTTAAGGAGGTTCTATCAGTTGTCTTTTCCCGAACAAGATCCAATGGTCCATCTGGTACTATCAATGGCATGATGAAACGGTCATATAAGCAACAACTTGAGCGGGAAGAGTTGGCCTTCACCCGTGGTGAGATTGCCAAAGACGGGGCCACTGGGTTGCTTCCCGTCGAGGCCAAGGAAGCCAGCACTCGCAGCGCTCTTGGTGTTCGGGATCTACGATTGTCACTAGAAATCGGAAGCGGAGTTCTGAGTCACATGCCTTTACTTGTGGACCAGATCATGGGAGGCTATCTCGAAGACGAATTAGAAGCGGACAGGCGAGAGCACACTGATATAGATAACACCCGCCCCCCGAGTGTGATCGACGAAATGGAGGTGGATGAAATAGATTTAGGCTGGGAGGGCGCTACGCTGGGTGACCACGACCAACTAGGCACTTTACTAGATGAGTGCTTATCAATGGCCTCATAA
- a CDS encoding uncharacterized protein (COG:S;~EggNog:ENOG410PI9M;~InterPro:IPR023244;~PFAM:PF13515;~TransMembrane:11 (o105-123i151-176o182-205i212-229o249-269i657-674o686-702i709-728o734-752i759-778o798-821i)) has protein sequence MSSASGNSSANTQRFLRSQKLRQATFILPKTGQRLKGLVQLRNPRFDSNNNHADDEERRGLLSGEIRPSPKSFIPRVKTKLWDGCHSLRQFVLSELGIGVLKCSLAYLLGSLATFVPVLAAFLGRQDGKHMVATITVYFHPARSQGSMFKALICAFLAFVYTAFISVTSMCVEMFFQDTLDLLPLGHAIVLIVFCGGGLGFIGWTKQRLSDPLVNVACSLASLSTISVLTKEGAVQAGDLSFAKISQVLKMVVMGVGATMAVSFLIFPISARKKLRSNLTSVTESMATMLALITESFLSGSEEELQATEFVDAAARHKKAYAQLDSLVKEAKLEHFFGGTEKEYRLEKNLVRWVQDITHNMGGLRSAASLQFQLLKQTKLAEPPQAPNIETPYHRIDPRRPMSPWSIPEDRAYLEPIDERPEEAASDPDLFRPTLSRRQTSESEASLALLPADIFAIFIDHLGPSMRSLAFTLKEIFKEIPFAPDRHYKVSIDSRFRTSLDRALELYKTSREEALKTIYRQKEIFKIKTVELEADLEEVAASCGHFSFSLLEFGEQLKDLLDILDELQLESEEQPHGKSWTWLKFWRKSEPERRLKSSDQSLIDSTPLRGAAAPQPVHIRSNPQGDASKPGKPSAKVRLGYQIWKSVRVFRRDDMKFAIKVGTGAALYALPSFIPSTRPFYSHWRGEWGLLSYMLVCSMTIGSSNTTGYARFLGTCLGAVCAILSWYITAGNVFALAFLGLLMATWTSYIIIVKRQGPMGRFIMLTYNLSVLYAYSLTQQDGQDDKDEGGDSPVITEIALHRVVAVFSGCIWGIIITRFIWPISARKRLKDGLALLWLRMSLIWKSGPLSAAHSFKQSTEFMSVRDKLEVERFLAHLESLQASARSEFQLKQAFPDAVYTNLLRRTRSMVDSFVAMNLELAKNMTSSNGELAILNYTGPERQHLSSRISHLLSSMASSMKLEYPLNDNLPNVENARDRLLARLFHYRKDLEVSRSSTDEDYSLLYAYVLVTGQLSKEIEGISEEIGRLFGVLDEDAVKLYP, from the exons ATGTCGTCTGCGTCTGGGAACTCGTCGGCCAACACGCAACGTTTCCTCCGCTCTCAGAAG CTCCGCCAAGCGACTTTTATTCTCCCGAAAACCGGCCAACGTCTCAAAGGCCTAGTGCAACTACGAAATCCGCGCTTCGATTCCAATAATAATCatgccgatgatgaagaacgACGAGGACTCCTCTCAGGAGAGATTCGCCCCTCTCCAAAGAGCTTCATTCCACGTGTAAAAACAAAGCTTTGGGATGGTTGTCACTCGTTGCGGCAATTTGTTTTATCTGAGCTTGGAATAGGTGTCCTAAAGTGCAGCCTAGCCTATTTGCTTGGGTCTCTGGCGACGTTTGTTCCAGTCCTGGCAGCATTTCTCGGTCGCCAGGATGGCAAGCATATGGTCGCGACCATAACAGTTTATTTCCATCCAGCTAGATCACAGGGGAGTATGTTTAAGGCATTGATCTGTGCGTTCCTGGCCTTTGTCTATACGGCCTTCATTTCAGTCACTAGTATGTGCGTTGAAATGTTCTTCCAAGATACATTGGACTTGCTCCCACTAGGACACGCGATAGTTCTTATTGTTTTCTGTGGGGGTGGATTGGGGTTTATTGGATGGACGAAACAAAGGCTGAGCGATCCGCTCGTCAATGTTGCGTGCTCTTTGGCCTCGCTCTCCACGATTAGTGTCTTAACGAAGGAAGGCGCGGTTCAAGCTGGGGATCTGTCCTTTGCAAAAATTTCCCAAGTCTTGAAGATGGTTGTTATGGGTGTCGGTGCTACTATGGCCGTGTCGTTCCTTATTTTCCCTATCTCCGCGCGAAAGAAGTTGCGGTCTAACCTCACCAGCGTGACTGAGTCCATGGCGACAATGCTAGCTCTTATTACAGAGAGCTTCTTGAGTGGCTCTGAAGAGGAGCTTCAGGCCACAGAATTTGTTGATGCGGCCGCCCGGCATAAAAAAGCCTACGCCCAGCTTGACTCCCTCGTCAAAGAAGCTAAACTTGAACACTTTTTTGGAGGCACTGAGAAGGAGTACCGCTTGGAGAAAAATCTTGTTCGCTGGGTACAAGATATTACCCATAATATGGGAGGCTTACGCAGTGCTGCTTCATTACAATTCCAGCTTCTAAAGCAGACCAAACTTGCTGAGCCGCCACAGGCTCCAAATATAGAGACACCATATCACAGAATTGACCCTCGCAGGCCGATGAGCCCTTGGTCAATACCCGAGGATCGGGCTTACCTTGAACCGATTGACGAGAGACCAGAAGAAGCAGCATCGGATCCTGACCTCTTTAGACCAACTCTAAGTCGTAGGCAGACTTCTGAATCCGAAGCCAGCCTAGCCCTCCTTCCTGCTGATATATTCGCCATTTTCATAGACCATCTGGGGCCTTCTATG AGGTCCCTCGCTTTTACGCTCAAGGAAATATTCAAGGAAATACCTTTTGCGCCAGATCGGCACTACAAAGTTTCCATCGATAGCAGATTCCGCACCAGTCTCGACCGTGCTCTTGAACTTTATAAAACATCTCGAGAGGAAGCGTTAAAAACGATATACCGGCAGAAGGAAATCTTCAAGATTAAAACAGTAGAGCTTGAAGCAGACTTGGAAGAGGTTGCCGCTAGTTGTGGGCATTTTAGCTTCTCGCTGCTAGAATTTGGCGAACAACTAAAAGACTTACTCGACATTCTGGATGAACTACAGCTCGAGTCCGAAGAACAGCCGCATGGCAAGTCTTGGACCTGGTTAAAGTTTTGGCGCAAAAGCGAGCCTGAGCGGAGGCTAAAATCATCCG ATCAATCGCTGATTGATTCAACCCCCTTAAgaggagctgctgctcctcaaCCCGTGCATATCCGGTCAAACCCTCAGGGTGATGCCTCTAAACCTGGAAAGCCATCCGCGAAAGTCAGGCTTGGATACCAAATCTGGAAATCCGTCCGCGTGTTCCGAAGAGATGATATGAAATTCGCAATCAAGGTCGGCACTGGCGCAGCCCTATATGCCTTGCCTTCCTTCATCCCATCAACTCGACCATTTTACTCACATTGGCGAGGAGAATGGGGTCTGTTATCGTACATGTTAGTCTGCTCCATGACAATCGGATCGTCTAACACCACCGGATATGCACGTTTCCTCGGTACATGCCTCGGTGCGGTGTGTGCCATCCTCTCTTGGTATATCACTGCCGGTAATGTGTTTGCTCTCGCATTTCTGGGCCTGCTCATGGCCACTTGGACGTCCTACATCATAATAGTTAAACGTCAAGGCCCAATGGGTCGCTTCATTATGCTTACATACAATCTCTCCGTCTTATACGCGTATTCACTTACCCAACAAGACGGCCaagatgacaaggacgaggGAGGGGATAGCCCCGTCATTACTGAGATCGCTCTCCATCGAGTTGTGGCGGTTTTCTCCGGTTGCATTTGgggcatcatcatcacaaGGTTTATATGGCCCATTAGCGCACGGAAAAGACTAAAGGATGGCCTCGCCTTGTTATGGCTCCGAATGAGTTTGATCTGGAAATCCGGCCCACTGTCTGCAGCACACAGTTTCAAGCAGTCGACTGAATTCATGAGCGTTAGGGATAAGCTTGAGGTTGAGAGGTTTCTAGCGCATTTGGAGTCTCTTCAGGCCTCTGCGCGTTCCGAGTTTCAGCTCAAGCAAGCGTTTCCAGATGCTGTCTACACCAATCTCCTTAGGCGAACGCGGAGCATGGTGGATTCGTTTGTTGCTATGAATCTGGAGCTAGCCAAGAATATGACTTCTTCGAACGGAGAATTGGCCATTCTTAACTACACGGGCCCAGAGAGACAACATCTGTCATCCCGAATTAGCCATCTATTGTCTT CCATGGCTTCTTCCATGAAGTTAGAGTATCCCCTGAATGATAACCTACCCAATGTTGAGAATGCGCGAGACCGGCTTCTCGCTCGCCTCTTCCACTATCGCAAAGACCTGGAAGTTTCTCGGTCTTCGACGGACGAGGATTACTCGCTGCTTTACGCCTACG TGCTGGTGACGGGGCAGTTGtcgaaggagattgaggggATATCAGAGGAAATCGGACGACTCTTCGGGGTTcttgatgaggatgcagtCAAACTATATCCatag
- a CDS encoding U4/U6-U5 snRNP complex subunit PRP6 (COG:A;~EggNog:ENOG410PJ5I;~InterPro:IPR011990,IPR027108,IPR010491,IPR019734, IPR003107,IPR013026;~PFAM:PF06424,PF13428,PF14559;~go_function: GO:0005515 - protein binding [Evidence IEA];~go_process: GO:0000398 - mRNA splicing, via spliceosome [Evidence IEA];~go_process: GO:0006396 - RNA processing [Evidence IEA]): MASGRKDFLSQPAPENYVAGLGRGATGFTTRSDLGPAREGPTPEQIQAALAKRAQLLGAAPPTAYGASREKGKGEEKPAEEEEDERFQDPDNEVGLFAYGQFDQEDDEADRIYREVDEKMDRRRKVRREARERQEREEYERKNPKIQQQFVDLKRSLASVSEDEWANLPEVGDLTGKNRRAKQSLRMQQRFYAVPDSVLANARESGQFDTTVAEDGSQTEAHAADGADGMITNFANISAARDKVLQVKLDQAAMGSSGDAASGSATSIDPKGYLTSLTQSELKAGEIEVGDVKRVRVLLESVTRTNPKHAPGWIALARLEELAGRTVTSRNIVAKGCELCPKSEDAWLENIRLNEGHNAKIIAANAIKNNDRSTRLWIEAMRLESEPRAKKNVLRQAILHIPQSVTIWKEAVNLEEDPADARLLLAKAVEMIPLSVELWLALARLETPENAQKVLNAARKAVPTSHEIWIAACRLQEQMGTFNKVNVMKRAVQSLAKENAMLKREEWIAEAEKCEEEGAVLTCGAIIQETLGWGLDEDDDRKDIWMDDAKTSIARGKYETARAIYAYALRVFVNRKSIWVAAADLERNHGTKEGLWQVLEKAVEACPQSEELWLQLAKEKWQSGEIDEARRVLGRAFNQNPNNEDIWLAAVKLEADARQTEQARELLTTARREAGTDRVWIKSVAFERQLGKIDDSLDLVNQGLQLYPKADKLWIMKGQIYESQNKLPQAREAYGTGTRACPKSVPLWLLASRLEEKAGAVVRARSVLDRARLAVPNSPELWTESVRVERRANNISQAKILMAKALQEVPSSGLLWSESIWHLEPRAQRKARSLEAIKKVDNDPILFITVARIFWGERRLEKAMTWFEKAIVSNSDLGDAWAWYYKFLLQHGTDEKRADVISKCVLSEPKHGQLWQSIAKDPANAYKSTEEILRLVADSLIQ, from the exons ATGGCGTCCGGACGAAAGGATTTTTTAAGCCAACCGGCGCCCGAAAACTACGTTGCTGGTCTAGGCCGTGGTGCGACCGGCTTCACCACTCGCTCGGATTTAGGTCCTGCAAGAGAGGGTCCCACCCCCGAACAAATACAGGCAGCCCTTGCAAAGAGAGCACAATTGTTGGGGGCCGCACCCCCGACGGCTTATGGCGCATCCcgagaaaagggaaaaggagaagaaaaaccggcggaggaggaagaggatgaacgGTTCCAGGATCCCGACAACGAAGTTGGTCTTTTTGCGTACGGCCAGTTTGACCAAGAAGATGACGAAGCGGATCGCATATACAGAGAGGTAGATGAGAAGATGGATAGGCGACGCAAAGTACGAAG GGAAGCTCGAGAACGCCAGGAGAGGGAAGAGTATGAACGCAAAAATCCCAAAATCCAACAGCAATTCGTCGACTTAAAacgctccctcgcctccgtATCCGAAGACGAATGGGCAAACCTCCCCGAAGTCGGTGATCTTACGGGTAAAAACAGGCGAGCGAAGCAGAGCCTACGTATGCAACAGCGCTTTTATGCAGTGCCCGACAGTGTTCTCGCGAATGCGAGAGAATCCGGCCAGTTCGATACAACTGTTGCTGAGGATGGTTCGCAAACCGAGGCCCATGCGGCTGACGGGGCGGACGGGATGATAACAAATTTTGCCAATATTAGTGCTGCTCGTGACAAAGTCCTTCAGGTCAAGCTTGACCAAGCAGCTATGGGTTCCTCCGGAGACGCCGCTTCTGGTAGTGCGACTAGCATCGACCCGAAGGGCTATCTTACCAGCCTCACACAGTCAGAACTTAAAGCGGGTGAAATTGAAGTTGGTGATGTCAAACGTGTGCGCGTCTTACTAGAATCGGTGACGAGAACGAATCCTAAGCACGCTCCTGGGTGGATTGCACTGGCGCGCTTGGAAGAGCTGGCTGGGAGGACCGTGACTTCCCGGAATATCGTTGCGAAAGGATGTGAATTATGCCCGAAGAGCGAAGATGCGTGGCTGGAGAATATTCGACTCAATGAAGGCCACAATGCCAAAATTATCGCCGCAAATGCGATAAAAAATAATGATCGATCAACTCGACTCTGGATTGAAGCTATGAGGTTAGAGTCGGAGCCAcgggcgaagaagaatgTTCTGAGACAGGCGATTCTTCACATTCCCCAGTCCGTCACTATTTGGAAAGAAGCTGTCAATCTGGAGGAAGACCCGGCGGACGCGCGCCTTCTACTAGCTAAAGCGGTTGAAATGATACCCCTTTCTGTTGAGTTATGGCTTGCTCTTGCACGCCTAGAGACCCCTGAAAATGCACAGAAGGTTTTGAACGCTGCGCGAAAAGCCGTCCCCACGAGCCATGAGATTTGGATTGCTGCTTGTCGACTTCAAGAGCAAATGGGGACTTTTAACAAAGTGAATGTGATGAAGCGAGCAGTCCAATCATTGGCGAAAGAAAATGCTATGTTAAAACGGGAGGAGTGGATAGCTGAGGCTGAAAAGtgtgaagaagagggagcagTTCTCACATGCGGTGCCATCATCCAGGAGACCCTCGGATGGGGcttggatgaagatgacgatcGGAAAGACATTTGGATGGATGACGCAAAGACTAGTATTGCTAGAGGGAAGTATGAGACGGCTAGGGCTATATATGCGTACGCCTTACGCGTATTCGTCAACCGTAAATCAATCTgggttgcagcagcagatcTTGAGCGCAACCACGGCACCAAAGAGGGGCTGTGGCAGGTCCTTGAAAAGGCAGTGGAAGCTTGCCCTCAAAGCGAAGAGCTATGGCTACAACTTGCAAAGGAGAAGTGGCAGTCTGGCGAGATCGATGAGGCTCGGCGAGTGCTCGGCCGGGCATTCAATCAAAATCCCAACAACGAGGATATTTGGCTTGCCGCAGTCAAGCTGGAGGCTGACGCACGGCAAACAGAGCAGGCTCGAGAACTTCTTACGACAGCTCGGCGCGAGGCAGGAACGGACCGTGTGTGGATCAAGAGCGTTGCCTTTGAGCGGCAATTGGGTAAAATAGACGATTCCCTTGACTTGGTCAACCAAGGCCTCCAATTGTACCCGAAGGCCGACAAGCTCTGGATAATGAAGGGCCAAATCTATGAGTCACAGAATAAGCTCCCACAAGCTCGCGAAGCATACGGAACAGGCACTCGAGCGTGTCCTAAATCGGTCCCTCTTTGGTTACTGGCATCGAGACTGGAAGAAAAGGCTGGTGCAGTGGTCAGAGCCCGATCAGTTCTTGACAGAGCCCGCCTAGCCGTGCCAAACAGCCCTGAGCTGTGGACGGAGAGCGTACGAGTCGAGCGCCGCGCAAATAATATCTCTCAAGCCAAGATTCTTATGGCCAAGGCGTTACAGGAGGTCCCTTCATCTGGGTTACTGTGGAGCGAAAGCATCTGGCATCTAGAACCACGTGCACAGCGCAAGGCTCGAAGCCTGGAGGCAATTAAGAAGGTGGACAACGACCCTATCTTATTCATCACCGTGGCACGAATTTTCTGGGGAGAACGTCGTCTGGAAAAGGCAATGACTTGGTTTGAAAAGGCCATTGTGTCGAATAGCGATCTTGGTGACGCGTGGGCTTGGTATTATAAGTTCCTGCTGCAGCATGGCACCGAC GAAAAACGAGCCGACGTTATTTCGAAATGTGTACTGTCCGAGCCCAAACACGGTCAACTTTGGCAATCGATAGCCAAAGACCCAGCCAATGCCTACAAGTCCACCGAGGAGATTCTCAGATTGGTTGCTGATAGTCTCATCCAATAA
- a CDS encoding heterogeneous nuclear ribonucleoprotein HRP1 (COG:A;~EggNog:ENOG410PIPU;~InterPro:IPR000504,IPR012677,IPR035979,IPR034156;~PFAM:PF00076;~go_function: GO:0003676 - nucleic acid binding [Evidence IEA]), which produces MAEPEDVEEDLFADLYDADETTNQTAPTGGAPVSSNPISSDTPVQHSGISAIQSVEGFGNESESGFGTYQTPSYEGGYQNGNTLDSDFHNHPTGPVGDSEPQGTGIKEDGKMFIGGLNWETTDQSLKEYFSQFGEVQECTVMRDSATGRSRGFGFLTFRDPKTVNTVMVKEHYLDGKIIDPKRAIPRDEQEKTSKIFVGGVSQEATEQDFKQFFMQFGRVIDATLMIDKDTGRPRGFGFVTFDSEAAVEAALSRPLDILGKPIEVKKAQPRGNLRDDGDRGRRGRDFRDGSQGGTDSSPQQTGAQGQGGMPAGLTPQMMAQYWQRMQQYFALMQQQMAVAAAQGQGMGAMGMGGMNPAMMQQMQMKQMQQMQMGNNPQSPTMSPPAQSPTPQTMQNMMNPAMMQQMQQQMQSQSQANNMAGQMGMSGNGGANINMGNNYTAQARGGPGYNAHEQIAFEQQKYEQQQVRRAMENRGFSPYQQGGPTSWEGMYDEVPQPNIPTGPQAMNRSGSIGRGQTPQPQGAAPANAPTGPKNAGKPGANYRGGGRGGHRGFHPYARG; this is translated from the exons ATGGCCGAACCAGAGGACGTCGAGGAAGACCTCTTCGCCGATTT GTATGACGCGGATGAGACGACAAACCAAACAGCCCCCACTGGTGGAGCACCGGTATCTTCTAACCCCATCTCCTCGGATACGCCTGTCCAACATTCAGGAATATCGGCTATTCAGTCTGTCGAAGGTTTCGGGAATGAGTCTGAAAGCGGATTTGGTACTTACCAGACTCCTTCCTACGAAGGAGGATATCAGAATGGGAATACCTTGGACTCCGATTTTCACAACCATCCTACTGGCCCTGTAGGAGACTCGGAGCCTCAGGGAACTGGTATCAAGGAAGACGG GAAAATGTTCATTGGTGGATTGAACTGGGAGACAACGGATC AATCTTTGAAGGAGTATTTTTCGCAATTTGGAGAGGTCCAGGAGTGTACCGTCATGCGTGATAGTGCCACAGGCCGGTCTAGAGGTTTCGGCTTTTTGACCTTCAGAGATCCGAAGACGGTGAATACTGTGATGGTCAAGGAGCATTATTTGGACGGGAAAATC ATTGATCCGAAGCGTGCCATTCCACGGGATGAGCAAGAGAAGACAAGCAAGATATTTGTAGGAGGTGTAAGTCAAGAAGCAACCGAACAGGATTTCAAACAGTTCTTTATGCAGTTTGGTCGTGTGATTGATGCGACCTTGATGATTGACAAGGATACTGGTCGTCCTCGTGGGTTTGGCTTCGTCACATTCGATAGTGAGGCTGCTGTAGAAGCAGCTCTTTCGCGCCCTCTGGACATACTTGGTAAACCCATCGAAGTTAAGAAAGCTCAGCCAAGAGGCAACTTACGGGATGATGGGGATCGCGGACGTCGTGGTAGAGACTTCAGGGATGGCAGCCAGGGTGGAACCGACAGTTCGCCTCAGCAAACAGGTGCCCAAGGACAAGGCGGTATGCCCGCTGGACTCACTCCTCAAATGATGGCTCAGTATTGGCAACGCATGCAACAGTACTTTGCTTTAATGCAACAGCAAATGGCAGTAGCTGCCgctcaaggccaaggaatGGGCGCGATGGGAATGGGTGGCATGAACCCCGCCATGATGCAACAGATGCAAATgaagcagatgcagcagatgCAAATGGGGAATAATCCTCAGTCACCAACAATGAGCCCTCCGGCACAGAGCCCGACACCCCAGACAATGCAGAACATGATGAACCCCGCCATGATGCAGCAAATGCAACAACAGATGCAAAGTCAGAGCCAGGCAAATAATATGGCTGGACAGATGGGTATGAGCGGCAACGGTGGTGCAAACATAAATATGGGTAATAACTACACCGCTCAAGCCAGAGGAGGGCCCGGTTATAATGCTCACGAACAAATAGCATTTGAGCAACAGAAGTATGAGCAACAGCAAGTCCGGCGAGCTATGGAAAACCGAGGCTTTTCCCCCTATCAGCAGGGCGGACCGACCTCGTGGGAGGGCATGTACGACGAAGTGCCCCAGCCCAACATTCCCACGGGGCCTCAGGCCATGAATCGATCTGGTAGTATTGGACGTG GTCAAACTCCGCAACCGCAAGGTGCTGCACCCGCAAACGCCCCAACCGGTCCCAAGAACGCTGGGAAGCCTGGCGCGAACTAtcgtggaggaggacggGGGGGGCATAGGGGCTTTCATCCCTACGCGCGAGGCTAA